One genomic segment of Mastomys coucha isolate ucsf_1 unplaced genomic scaffold, UCSF_Mcou_1 pScaffold22, whole genome shotgun sequence includes these proteins:
- the Ankrd10 gene encoding ankyrin repeat domain-containing protein 10 isoform X3 — MSRFCHNGTLSGGHENILPNHISLGTNRKRCLEDSESLGVKKARTRAPSLDHAMPLANGEAEDDVDRMHVDRECAAVSDMKNSSSVLNTLTNGSVINGHLDFPCATQLNGMESRSHPCLTGSNGVSNGQPFSNGQGSVCANGTEEPEKTMGINPEMCGSLHLNGSPSSCVASRPSWVGDVEESLHYGHYHGFGDTAESIPELSSVLEHSSCVQVEQRYDSAVLGAMQLHHGS; from the exons ATGAGCCGTTTCTGTCATAATGGCACCTTGAGTGGAGGTCATGAGAACATACTTCCCAATCACATTAGCCTGGGAACAAATCGAAAGAGATGCTTGGAAGACTCAGAATCTTTGGGAGTGAAGAAAGCGAGAACCAGAG CTCCGAGCCTGGACCACGCCATGCCTCTAGCAAATGGAGAGGCTGAAGATGACGTCGATAGAATGCATGTGGACAGAGAGTGTGCTGCTGTATCAG ATATGAAAAACAGTAGCTCCGTGTTGAATACATTGACAAATGGAAGTGTCATCAATGGACATTTGGACTTCCCCTGCGCGACCCAGCTCAATGGGATGGAGAGCAGGAGTCACCCGTGCTTAACAGGATCTAATGGCGTTAGCAATGGACAGCCATTTTCCAATGGCCAGGGTTCTGTCTGTGCTAATGGGACTGAGGAGCCAGAAAAGACCATGGGCATTAACCCCGAAATGTGTGGATCTCTCCATCTGAACGGGAGCCCAAGTAGCTGTGTGGCCAGCAGGCCGTCCTGGGTGGGGGACGTAGAGGAGAGCTTGCACTACGGACACTACCATGGGTTTGGGGATACTGCTGAGAGCATCCCTGAGCTGAGCAGTGTGCTGGAGCACTCGAGCTGTGTTCAGGTGGAACAGCGCTATGATAGTGCTGTCCTGGGCGCTATGCAGCTGCACCACGGCTCCTGA
- the Ankrd10 gene encoding ankyrin repeat domain-containing protein 10 isoform X2, which yields MFSMASLLHTSILLSLRNASGLTAADIAQTQGFQECTQFLLSLQNHQMSRFCHNGTLSGGHENILPNHISLGTNRKRCLEDSESLGVKKARTRAPSLDHAMPLANGEAEDDVDRMHVDRECAAVSDMKNSSSVLNTLTNGSVINGHLDFPCATQLNGMESRSHPCLTGSNGVSNGQPFSNGQGSVCANGTEEPEKTMGINPEMCGSLHLNGSPSSCVASRPSWVGDVEESLHYGHYHGFGDTAESIPELSSVLEHSSCVQVEQRYDSAVLGAMQLHHGS from the exons ATGTTCAGTATGGCTTCCCTTCTGCACACAAGCATACTGTTGAG CCTGAGAAATGCCAGTGGCCTGACAGCAGCAGACATTGCACAAACCCAGGGTTTCCAGGAGTGCACCCAGTTTCTCTTGAGCCTCCAGAACCATCAAATGAGCCGTTTCTGTCATAATGGCACCTTGAGTGGAGGTCATGAGAACATACTTCCCAATCACATTAGCCTGGGAACAAATCGAAAGAGATGCTTGGAAGACTCAGAATCTTTGGGAGTGAAGAAAGCGAGAACCAGAG CTCCGAGCCTGGACCACGCCATGCCTCTAGCAAATGGAGAGGCTGAAGATGACGTCGATAGAATGCATGTGGACAGAGAGTGTGCTGCTGTATCAG ATATGAAAAACAGTAGCTCCGTGTTGAATACATTGACAAATGGAAGTGTCATCAATGGACATTTGGACTTCCCCTGCGCGACCCAGCTCAATGGGATGGAGAGCAGGAGTCACCCGTGCTTAACAGGATCTAATGGCGTTAGCAATGGACAGCCATTTTCCAATGGCCAGGGTTCTGTCTGTGCTAATGGGACTGAGGAGCCAGAAAAGACCATGGGCATTAACCCCGAAATGTGTGGATCTCTCCATCTGAACGGGAGCCCAAGTAGCTGTGTGGCCAGCAGGCCGTCCTGGGTGGGGGACGTAGAGGAGAGCTTGCACTACGGACACTACCATGGGTTTGGGGATACTGCTGAGAGCATCCCTGAGCTGAGCAGTGTGCTGGAGCACTCGAGCTGTGTTCAGGTGGAACAGCGCTATGATAGTGCTGTCCTGGGCGCTATGCAGCTGCACCACGGCTCCTGA
- the Ankrd10 gene encoding ankyrin repeat domain-containing protein 10 isoform X1 — translation MSAGAGVEAGFSSEELLSLRFPLHRACRDGDLVALCSLLPHTPRAHLAAEDSFYGWTPVHWAAHFGKLECLIQLVRAGASLNVSTTRYAQTPAHIAAFGGHPQCLVWLIQAGANINKPDCEGETPIHKAARSGSLECISALVGNGAHTDLRNASGLTAADIAQTQGFQECTQFLLSLQNHQMSRFCHNGTLSGGHENILPNHISLGTNRKRCLEDSESLGVKKARTRAPSLDHAMPLANGEAEDDVDRMHVDRECAAVSDMKNSSSVLNTLTNGSVINGHLDFPCATQLNGMESRSHPCLTGSNGVSNGQPFSNGQGSVCANGTEEPEKTMGINPEMCGSLHLNGSPSSCVASRPSWVGDVEESLHYGHYHGFGDTAESIPELSSVLEHSSCVQVEQRYDSAVLGAMQLHHGS, via the exons ATGTCGGCGGGGGCGGGCGTGGAGGCAGGCTTCTCCAGCGAGGAGCTGCTGTCGCTCCGCTTCCCGCTGCACCGCGCCTGCCGCGACGGGGACCTGGTCGCGCTCTGTTCGCTGCTGCCACACACGCCGCGCGCTCACCTGGCCGCCGAGGACTCCTTTTACGGCTGGACGCCCGTGCACTGGGCCGCGCACTTCGGCAAG TTGGAGTGCTTAATCCAGTTGGTAAGAGCAGGAGCCTCACTGAACGTCTCAACCACCCGCTATGCCCAGACCCCGGCCCACATTGCTGCTTTTGGAGGACATCCTCAGTGTCTGGTCTGGCTGATTCAAGCTGGGGCCAACATTAACAAACCG GACTGTGAGGGGGAAACTCCCATTCACAAGGCGGCCCGCTCAGGGAGCCTCGAGTGCATCAGTGCCCTGGTAGGGAACGGGGCTCACACCGA CCTGAGAAATGCCAGTGGCCTGACAGCAGCAGACATTGCACAAACCCAGGGTTTCCAGGAGTGCACCCAGTTTCTCTTGAGCCTCCAGAACCATCAAATGAGCCGTTTCTGTCATAATGGCACCTTGAGTGGAGGTCATGAGAACATACTTCCCAATCACATTAGCCTGGGAACAAATCGAAAGAGATGCTTGGAAGACTCAGAATCTTTGGGAGTGAAGAAAGCGAGAACCAGAG CTCCGAGCCTGGACCACGCCATGCCTCTAGCAAATGGAGAGGCTGAAGATGACGTCGATAGAATGCATGTGGACAGAGAGTGTGCTGCTGTATCAG ATATGAAAAACAGTAGCTCCGTGTTGAATACATTGACAAATGGAAGTGTCATCAATGGACATTTGGACTTCCCCTGCGCGACCCAGCTCAATGGGATGGAGAGCAGGAGTCACCCGTGCTTAACAGGATCTAATGGCGTTAGCAATGGACAGCCATTTTCCAATGGCCAGGGTTCTGTCTGTGCTAATGGGACTGAGGAGCCAGAAAAGACCATGGGCATTAACCCCGAAATGTGTGGATCTCTCCATCTGAACGGGAGCCCAAGTAGCTGTGTGGCCAGCAGGCCGTCCTGGGTGGGGGACGTAGAGGAGAGCTTGCACTACGGACACTACCATGGGTTTGGGGATACTGCTGAGAGCATCCCTGAGCTGAGCAGTGTGCTGGAGCACTCGAGCTGTGTTCAGGTGGAACAGCGCTATGATAGTGCTGTCCTGGGCGCTATGCAGCTGCACCACGGCTCCTGA